Proteins from a single region of Companilactobacillus farciminis KCTC 3681 = DSM 20184:
- a CDS encoding DUF1002 domain-containing protein — MKKLNIILLSLVSVITLGIFTAQSVKADSLNDQPVMTLGTSLTDDQRQGTINALSSQISDSNYKTITVNGDTLVKYLNPSGSTFTSSSGVWSSALIQKTSSGSGINVKIVDYNGKNNITTITADQYRNAAVTAGISDANIYVTSATPIDGSGALAGIYAAYANSGDNLNQSQVNAAQKEMNVLSGITDANKGTDGYSDKQLNNAVAGIKSDMAQKGDNITVNQITTIVNNNLQKNNLQNIINDNQKQQIINLMVQIRNSGALKNSNFKEQASKLSSDIMSKAKNVFNNLNTEENRNFLQRIWDSIVSFFSGLFN, encoded by the coding sequence GTGAAAAAGTTAAATATTATTTTATTGAGTTTAGTATCTGTAATTACTTTGGGAATCTTCACTGCTCAGAGTGTTAAGGCTGATAGTTTAAATGATCAACCGGTAATGACTTTGGGAACATCTTTAACTGATGACCAACGTCAAGGTACTATCAACGCTTTATCTTCACAGATCAGCGACAGTAATTACAAGACAATTACTGTCAATGGCGATACTTTAGTTAAATACTTGAATCCAAGTGGTAGTACTTTTACTAGTAGTTCAGGCGTTTGGTCTTCAGCCTTGATTCAAAAAACTTCATCAGGTTCTGGTATCAACGTCAAAATTGTCGACTACAATGGTAAGAACAACATCACTACTATTACCGCCGACCAATATCGTAATGCTGCTGTTACTGCCGGTATCAGTGATGCCAATATCTACGTAACTTCAGCCACTCCAATCGACGGTTCTGGTGCTTTAGCTGGTATTTACGCCGCTTATGCTAACAGTGGTGATAACTTAAATCAAAGCCAAGTTAACGCTGCTCAAAAAGAAATGAATGTTTTAAGTGGTATTACTGATGCTAATAAAGGAACTGACGGATATTCCGATAAGCAACTAAACAATGCCGTTGCCGGAATCAAATCTGATATGGCCCAAAAAGGCGACAACATCACGGTCAACCAAATTACTACGATCGTAAATAACAACTTGCAAAAGAATAACCTTCAAAACATCATCAATGACAACCAAAAACAACAAATCATCAACTTGATGGTTCAAATTAGAAATTCTGGTGCTTTGAAAAATTCAAACTTCAAAGAGCAAGCTTCTAAATTAAGTAGCGACATCATGAGCAAAGCCAAGAATGTTTTCAACAATCTCAATACTGAAGAAAACCGTAATTTCCTACAAAGAATCTGGGACAGCATCGTTTCCTTCTTCAGTGGTTTGTTCAATTAA
- a CDS encoding ribonuclease H family protein — protein MQKYYAVRKGKKPGIYLTWPECKKQVDGFANARYKSFTSRAEAEKFLTGTDSYNNKKSSPKKVTKASNIDDFDVVIYTDGGSRNHGNVKGGHVRTDDKAAWAYHISNNGQTYEGTAGEFGATNNRMEIMALIQSIIRLNDLKINQQNAIFVLDSQYVLNAITKNWLNGWKRRGFKKADGSALANVELWKQLDQLLPTVPKKTFEWTKGHATNVGNNRVDELLNETMDKM, from the coding sequence TTGCAAAAATATTATGCAGTAAGAAAAGGAAAAAAGCCAGGCATCTATTTAACATGGCCTGAGTGTAAGAAACAAGTCGATGGATTTGCCAATGCCAGATACAAAAGTTTCACGAGTCGAGCAGAGGCAGAAAAATTTTTAACGGGAACAGATTCCTACAATAATAAGAAGAGTTCTCCCAAAAAGGTAACCAAAGCATCAAATATTGATGACTTTGACGTGGTGATCTACACCGATGGCGGATCACGAAATCACGGCAATGTTAAAGGCGGTCATGTCAGAACTGATGATAAAGCTGCTTGGGCTTATCACATCAGTAATAATGGTCAAACATATGAAGGAACCGCGGGTGAATTTGGAGCAACTAATAACCGCATGGAGATAATGGCCCTAATTCAGAGTATTATTCGATTAAATGACCTGAAAATCAACCAACAAAATGCGATATTTGTCTTAGATTCTCAATATGTCCTAAATGCCATTACTAAAAATTGGTTAAATGGTTGGAAAAGAAGAGGCTTCAAAAAGGCCGACGGCAGTGCTTTGGCAAATGTTGAATTGTGGAAACAGCTAGACCAGTTATTACCAACCGTTCCGAAAAAAACTTTCGAGTGGACTAAAGGACATGCAACTAATGTTGGAAATAATCGAGTTGATGAATTGCTGAACGAAACCATGGATAAAATGTAA
- a CDS encoding alpha/beta hydrolase, producing MKKGQWPILYIHGFRGGDYTTQKMIESALKCNGKKSDQFLKAIINWRGKVTYEGTWTDDEHPIVQVVFQNKWVGSNQMEYWLVKLLFDLRLKHEFTTYDAIGHSLGAVALVLVNLREKLRPYMPRLKKLVLIAGPFNGILGLGDLPNVNRVRPNGRPAFMSPTYFRIFMNKNNISDDLRVLNIFGNVGDHSNSDKYISVTSAKSISYILKPRVKEYNEYLIKGTNAEHSMLHDDSEILNTVNGFIYYNPLS from the coding sequence ATGAAAAAGGGACAATGGCCGATACTCTACATTCACGGATTTCGTGGTGGAGACTATACGACTCAAAAAATGATTGAATCAGCTTTGAAATGCAACGGAAAAAAATCAGACCAGTTTCTCAAAGCTATTATTAACTGGCGTGGTAAAGTTACATATGAAGGAACTTGGACTGACGACGAACATCCAATCGTGCAGGTTGTCTTCCAAAACAAGTGGGTTGGCAGTAACCAAATGGAATATTGGTTAGTGAAACTCTTATTTGATTTACGCTTAAAACACGAATTTACTACATATGACGCAATCGGGCACTCACTTGGAGCTGTCGCCTTAGTTTTAGTCAATCTAAGGGAAAAGTTGCGTCCTTATATGCCACGACTCAAAAAATTAGTACTCATTGCAGGACCTTTCAATGGAATTCTTGGACTAGGTGATCTTCCCAACGTCAATCGAGTTCGTCCTAATGGTCGCCCTGCTTTCATGAGTCCTACATATTTTAGAATATTTATGAATAAAAACAACATTTCAGATGACCTACGAGTTTTAAATATTTTTGGAAACGTCGGTGACCACTCGAATAGCGATAAATACATTTCGGTCACTTCAGCCAAATCCATCTCATATATTCTCAAGCCTCGAGTAAAAGAATATAACGAATATTTAATTAAAGGTACTAATGCAGAACATTCAATGCTTCACGATGATTCTGAAATTTTAAATACGGTCAACGGTTTCATTTACTATAATCCGTTATCGTAA
- a CDS encoding HAD-IC family P-type ATPase, whose product MKDETVFDSTSSENSDSDHVPIQNSTKTWQLTSEQLASKYQTDLEKGLTSAEVKRRLDRDGKNELETKKTSKFMQFIKQFNNSIIYILAAAAIMTFLMHRYSDSIVIGLVIIANAIIGYIQERQAGNALEKIRELLVSKNFVFRDDEKLEIDARDLAVGDLVNLEAGDAVPADMRLISADNLSVQESVLTGETNPVEKIEEAISDDKLPLAERKNMVYASTAVTKGSGLGIVVATAGDTEIGQTQDSVENVKEKPTPLMQNLNSLGFGLSVAIVIAAVVLFIIGYFIDTYTLPTLLISVITMVVGSMPEGLPASTSVVLAMGTRKMTKRNVIVKSLPAVETLGAVDIVNTDKTGTLTKNEMTVQKVVTPNHVFDVTGVGYDADGGVDFAGDLKLGGQTYDWQKDEHMKKLVHIAGQTTDAQLHFENNRWELNGEPTDGALTTLYRKMTGEDPEVDEIDSLPFDSAFRFSARLADFAGNRVLMVKGSPSTIMNLSKSDTDKDYWNDQMKNLASDGLRVVALAYQVVDDNLEEIDKDKIKDLNLVGLVGIIDPPREEARKSIHELRMAGIKVKMITGDHPDTAMAIANKLDLDSVVRAITGPEIDAMSDDELTAKIDNYNVFARTTPANKLRIVRAQQANGHVVSMTGDGVNDAPALKQADIGVAMGIKGTEVAKESANMVLADDDFADIVVAVREGRHVFDNIRKTIRFLLPTSFAEGLIVVISILLGQDLPLYPAQLLWINMVSALTIQFAFIFEPPESGIMARGPRNVKAGLLTKLDTFEIVYVSALISGLGIWAFDMLTRQGLPEVIGSTMALNIIIFGKIFYLFNLRNNYPVISKYFFQNKMAFYIIGILILLQMGIIYLPFMQDIFHTTNINFWYGWGIPIIAGFIVLIVTEIGKFIRVRVLRKA is encoded by the coding sequence ATGAAAGACGAAACTGTCTTTGATTCTACTTCATCCGAAAATTCCGATTCGGATCATGTCCCGATACAAAATTCTACAAAAACTTGGCAATTAACCAGTGAACAACTGGCTTCAAAATACCAAACAGATTTGGAAAAAGGTTTAACCAGTGCCGAAGTCAAGCGGCGCCTAGATCGTGATGGTAAAAACGAACTAGAAACCAAGAAAACTTCCAAATTCATGCAATTCATTAAGCAGTTCAACAACAGTATCATCTATATTTTAGCGGCTGCTGCCATTATGACTTTCTTAATGCATCGCTATTCTGATTCAATCGTTATTGGTTTAGTAATTATCGCTAATGCCATCATTGGATACATTCAAGAACGCCAAGCTGGTAATGCTTTGGAAAAAATCCGTGAATTACTAGTGTCTAAGAACTTCGTCTTCCGTGATGATGAAAAATTGGAAATTGACGCTCGTGATCTAGCTGTAGGTGATTTAGTCAACCTAGAAGCTGGTGACGCTGTCCCTGCTGATATGCGTTTGATTTCCGCTGATAACTTGAGTGTTCAAGAATCTGTTTTGACTGGTGAAACTAATCCAGTTGAAAAAATCGAAGAAGCCATCTCTGATGACAAACTTCCTTTAGCTGAAAGAAAGAACATGGTTTACGCTTCAACTGCTGTTACCAAGGGTTCTGGACTCGGTATCGTTGTCGCTACAGCTGGTGATACTGAAATTGGTCAAACTCAAGATTCCGTAGAAAACGTCAAAGAAAAACCAACTCCATTGATGCAAAACTTGAATTCACTTGGTTTTGGCTTATCTGTTGCTATTGTGATTGCTGCGGTAGTCCTATTCATCATCGGTTACTTTATCGATACTTATACCCTACCTACTTTGTTAATTTCTGTAATTACCATGGTCGTAGGTTCAATGCCTGAAGGGTTGCCTGCTAGTACCTCAGTTGTTTTAGCCATGGGTACTCGTAAAATGACTAAGCGTAACGTTATCGTCAAATCCCTTCCCGCTGTTGAAACTTTGGGTGCCGTTGATATCGTTAATACTGATAAAACTGGTACTTTAACTAAAAATGAAATGACCGTTCAAAAAGTCGTTACCCCAAATCACGTCTTCGATGTTACTGGTGTCGGTTATGACGCTGACGGTGGTGTTGATTTTGCTGGTGACTTAAAACTCGGTGGTCAAACTTACGATTGGCAAAAAGATGAACACATGAAAAAACTAGTTCACATTGCTGGTCAAACGACTGATGCTCAATTGCATTTTGAAAATAATCGTTGGGAATTAAACGGTGAACCAACTGATGGTGCCTTAACGACACTTTATCGTAAAATGACTGGTGAAGATCCTGAAGTTGACGAAATCGACTCACTACCATTTGACTCAGCCTTTAGATTCTCTGCTCGTTTGGCAGATTTTGCAGGAAACAGAGTTTTAATGGTCAAAGGTTCTCCTTCAACTATCATGAACCTTTCTAAATCAGACACTGACAAAGACTATTGGAACGACCAAATGAAGAACTTAGCTTCCGATGGTTTGCGTGTGGTTGCTTTAGCTTATCAAGTCGTTGATGATAACTTAGAAGAAATCGACAAAGATAAGATTAAAGACTTAAATCTAGTTGGTTTAGTCGGTATCATCGATCCACCTCGTGAAGAAGCCAGAAAATCAATTCACGAATTACGTATGGCTGGTATCAAGGTCAAAATGATTACTGGTGACCACCCCGATACAGCGATGGCGATTGCCAACAAACTAGATTTGGATTCAGTCGTCCGAGCTATTACAGGTCCTGAAATCGATGCTATGTCTGACGATGAATTGACTGCTAAAATCGATAATTACAATGTTTTTGCCAGAACTACACCAGCTAACAAATTAAGAATCGTTCGTGCTCAACAAGCTAATGGACACGTTGTTTCAATGACTGGTGATGGTGTCAACGATGCTCCTGCCTTGAAACAAGCTGACATTGGTGTCGCTATGGGTATCAAGGGTACCGAAGTTGCCAAAGAATCTGCCAATATGGTTTTAGCTGATGATGACTTTGCTGATATCGTAGTGGCTGTTCGTGAAGGTCGACACGTCTTCGATAATATCCGTAAGACCATTCGTTTCCTACTACCTACTAGTTTTGCTGAAGGTTTGATCGTGGTAATCAGTATTTTGCTTGGTCAAGACTTGCCACTTTATCCTGCTCAATTGCTTTGGATCAACATGGTTTCTGCCTTAACGATCCAATTTGCCTTTATTTTCGAACCACCAGAATCTGGAATCATGGCTCGTGGTCCTAGAAATGTTAAAGCTGGTTTGCTGACGAAATTAGATACCTTCGAAATCGTCTACGTTTCAGCGTTGATCTCTGGATTGGGAATTTGGGCTTTTGATATGTTGACTCGCCAAGGATTGCCTGAAGTTATCGGTAGTACGATGGCTCTTAACATCATTATCTTCGGTAAAATTTTCTATCTCTTTAATCTAAGAAATAATTATCCAGTTATTTCTAAATACTTCTTCCAAAACAAGATGGCCTTTTACATCATTGGAATCTTGATCTTGTTGCAAATGGGAATTATTTATCTACCATTCATGCAAGACATCTTCCACACAACTAATATCAACTTCTGGTATGGTTGGGGAATTCCAATTATCGCCGGATTTATTGTTCTGATCGTAACTGAAATCGGTAAATTTATCCGTGTACGTGTTTTGAGAAAAGCTTAG
- a CDS encoding D-alanine--D-alanine ligase family protein — MKIVVLSGGRSTERNVSLSSGVKITNALRSKGYEVAYVDSFLGKDIEEDKIDDLFTTEPESESKLIIDDEVLTDEKINALRTDGTRGLLGRNVLKICQHADIVYMGLHGEDGENGKMQAVFDVFDIRYTGSGTLASGLAMDKKYSKEIFVQDNIPTAKYVTTKTAKILSEDIPFNYPMVVKPSNGGSSVGTHIVKNATELRESVADALRFDTEVLIEEYIQGREFSVAIVDGLVLPAVEITVDTGWYDFQHKFQENNVTHFITPPNNLDDETHAKMQALTKKTFEALGMSNYGRVDFLLRDGELYVMEANTLPGMTPLSLMPREAEAAGISYADLCERIIKSKMKYYENKK; from the coding sequence ATGAAAATTGTCGTTCTTTCAGGCGGAAGAAGTACAGAAAGAAATGTTTCTTTATCTTCCGGAGTTAAAATCACCAACGCACTACGTAGCAAGGGTTATGAAGTCGCATACGTTGATTCATTTTTAGGTAAGGATATCGAAGAAGATAAAATCGATGATCTTTTCACGACTGAACCAGAAAGTGAAAGCAAATTGATCATTGACGATGAAGTCTTAACTGACGAAAAGATCAATGCACTTCGTACCGATGGAACTCGCGGTCTTCTAGGTAGAAACGTCTTGAAGATTTGTCAACACGCCGATATTGTCTACATGGGACTTCACGGTGAAGATGGAGAAAACGGTAAGATGCAAGCTGTTTTCGATGTCTTTGATATTAGATATACCGGAAGTGGTACTTTAGCTTCTGGTCTAGCTATGGATAAGAAATATTCTAAAGAAATTTTTGTTCAAGACAATATTCCAACAGCCAAGTATGTAACTACTAAGACTGCTAAGATCTTGTCAGAAGATATTCCATTCAACTATCCAATGGTTGTTAAACCTTCTAACGGTGGTTCAAGTGTTGGTACACACATCGTTAAAAATGCGACTGAATTGAGAGAATCAGTTGCGGATGCTTTGAGATTCGATACCGAAGTTTTGATTGAAGAATACATTCAAGGTCGTGAATTCTCAGTTGCTATCGTTGACGGTTTAGTTCTACCAGCGGTTGAAATTACAGTCGATACAGGTTGGTACGATTTCCAACACAAATTCCAAGAAAACAATGTAACACATTTCATCACACCACCAAATAACTTGGATGATGAAACACATGCCAAGATGCAAGCTTTGACTAAGAAGACTTTTGAAGCCTTAGGAATGAGCAACTACGGTCGTGTTGACTTCTTATTACGTGATGGTGAATTGTACGTCATGGAAGCTAATACTTTACCAGGTATGACGCCATTGTCATTGATGCCAAGAGAAGCAGAAGCAGCTGGAATTTCATACGCTGACCTTTGCGAAAGAATCATTAAGAGCAAAATGAAGTATTACGAAAATAAGAAATAA
- a CDS encoding PTS system mannose/fructose/N-acetylgalactosamine-transporter subunit IIB: MGIIAVRIDERLIHGQVANLWTTKLQASRIMVVDNDIIKNDIQKTALKLAKPAGVNLSILGTKKSSANILAGKYESQRVFLVVKKPETLVQMIEEGVKFDTINVGNMSQKDTTQHLTQSINVTDEDYDAFHKILDAGVKITAQMVPNDDAKDFAGILKDYKK; this comes from the coding sequence ATGGGTATTATTGCAGTAAGAATCGATGAAAGATTAATTCACGGACAAGTTGCTAACTTATGGACAACTAAATTACAAGCTTCAAGAATCATGGTAGTTGATAACGATATTATAAAGAACGACATTCAAAAGACTGCCCTTAAATTAGCTAAACCAGCCGGAGTTAACCTCAGTATTTTAGGAACAAAGAAATCTTCAGCAAATATCTTAGCCGGCAAGTATGAATCACAAAGAGTGTTCCTTGTTGTTAAGAAACCAGAAACATTAGTACAAATGATTGAAGAAGGTGTTAAGTTCGACACTATCAATGTTGGTAACATGTCTCAAAAAGACACAACACAACACTTAACACAATCAATCAATGTAACTGACGAAGATTACGATGCATTCCACAAGATTTTAGATGCAGGGGTTAAGATTACTGCACAAATGGTTCCAAATGACGATGCCAAAGACTTCGCAGGTATCTTAAAAGATTACAAAAAATAG
- a CDS encoding L-lactate dehydrogenase: MTRKIGIIGMGNVGAACAHYIVAGGFVDDLVLIDKNEKKVKADALDFEDAMANLPYHTNIFVNDYSQLDDADVIISAVGHIKLIGGDHPNRFGELKPTGDDVKEVAAKIKQTKFHGIMVVISNPNDVMTSMYQQVLGFPKERVIGTGTLLDSARMKRAVGKAFKVDPRSVSGHNLGEHGNSQFTAWSTVKVMDQPILKLAKDDGLDLDKINEDVRMGGFTVFDGKGYTNYGISTAAVRLSLAILNDARIELPVSNFREEYGVYLSYPAIVGREGILKQLQLDLPQEELDKLQYSADYIKKNLK, translated from the coding sequence ATGACAAGAAAAATTGGAATCATTGGAATGGGTAACGTTGGTGCAGCTTGTGCTCACTATATCGTTGCCGGTGGATTTGTGGATGATTTGGTTTTGATCGACAAAAACGAAAAGAAGGTCAAAGCTGACGCCTTGGATTTTGAAGATGCGATGGCAAATCTTCCTTACCACACGAATATTTTTGTAAACGACTATTCACAATTGGACGATGCTGATGTAATTATTTCAGCTGTAGGTCACATTAAATTGATTGGTGGCGACCATCCTAACCGCTTTGGTGAATTGAAGCCAACTGGTGATGATGTCAAAGAAGTCGCTGCCAAAATCAAACAAACTAAGTTCCACGGGATTATGGTCGTAATTAGTAACCCTAACGATGTTATGACTTCAATGTATCAACAAGTTCTAGGTTTTCCAAAAGAACGTGTTATTGGAACTGGTACCTTGTTAGATTCAGCTCGTATGAAGCGTGCTGTTGGTAAAGCCTTCAAAGTCGACCCAAGATCAGTTTCTGGCCATAACTTAGGCGAACACGGTAATTCTCAATTTACTGCTTGGTCAACTGTTAAGGTGATGGATCAACCAATTTTGAAACTTGCTAAAGACGATGGCCTTGATTTAGATAAGATCAATGAAGATGTTCGTATGGGTGGTTTCACGGTCTTTGATGGCAAGGGCTATACTAATTATGGTATTTCAACTGCAGCAGTGAGATTATCATTGGCTATCTTGAATGATGCTCGAATTGAATTACCAGTATCTAACTTCCGTGAAGAATACGGAGTTTACCTATCATATCCAGCAATTGTAGGACGTGAAGGTATTTTGAAACAATTACAATTAGACTTGCCACAAGAAGAATTGGACAAGTTGCAGTATTCAGCTGACTACATCAAGAAAAATCTTAAGTAA
- a CDS encoding L-lactate dehydrogenase, with product MTRKVAIIGTGNVGAACAHYIVASGFVDDLVLIDKNEKKVKSDALDFEDAMANLPYHTNIFVNDYSQLDDTDVIISAVGNIKLQDRVEPDRFAELGFTSDAVTDVAKKIQQTKFHGCIVVISNPNDVMVSIYQKITGLPKNQVMGTGTLLDSARMKRAVGAALDVDPRSVEGYNLGEHGNSQFTAWSTVKVMDRSIKDWAQEDGLDLDKLNEDIRMGGFTVFSGKKYTNYGISTAAVKLALAVLNDAHIELPVSNYREEYGTYLSYPAIIGRKGVIKQVQLDLPQEELDKLQYSADFIKSKLAERVSE from the coding sequence ATGACTAGAAAAGTAGCAATCATCGGAACAGGTAATGTAGGAGCCGCTTGTGCACATTATATTGTGGCTAGTGGTTTTGTCGATGATCTAGTTTTGATTGATAAAAATGAAAAGAAAGTGAAATCCGATGCGTTGGATTTTGAAGATGCGATGGCCAATTTGCCATACCACACTAATATTTTCGTAAACGACTACTCTCAATTGGATGATACAGATGTAATTATCTCAGCAGTAGGTAATATTAAATTGCAAGACCGCGTAGAGCCGGATCGTTTTGCAGAACTAGGATTCACTAGTGACGCTGTTACTGATGTGGCAAAGAAGATTCAACAGACCAAATTCCATGGCTGCATTGTCGTAATTAGCAATCCTAATGACGTCATGGTTTCGATTTATCAAAAGATTACTGGTTTACCTAAGAATCAAGTTATGGGAACTGGTACATTACTGGATTCAGCTCGTATGAAACGTGCTGTTGGAGCAGCTTTAGACGTTGATCCTAGATCGGTTGAAGGCTACAACTTGGGTGAACATGGTAATTCTCAATTCACGGCTTGGTCAACAGTTAAAGTCATGGACCGCTCCATTAAAGATTGGGCTCAAGAAGATGGTCTTGATCTCGATAAATTGAATGAAGATATCAGAATGGGTGGCTTCACAGTATTTAGTGGAAAGAAATATACTAATTATGGTATTTCGACTGCAGCGGTGAAGTTAGCTTTGGCAGTGTTAAATGATGCTCACATCGAATTGCCTGTCTCTAATTATCGTGAAGAATATGGCACTTACTTGTCATATCCAGCTATTATTGGAAGAAAAGGTGTTATCAAACAGGTTCAATTAGATTTGCCACAAGAAGAATTGGATAAATTGCAATATTCAGCTGATTTCATTAAATCTAAACTAGCTGAACGAGTTTCTGAATAA
- a CDS encoding GntR family transcriptional regulator, giving the protein MKITLQEQLINLLTNYIQTLPANAKLPSERELAEKYELSRTTVRAALMELEVTGMIRRVHGKGTFVNRVDLNSDLNSSYSFNKQMISLGKKPQTKILSFERKEANAYFAKNLETEVGSQIIKLKRLRFADGIPVMLERTYLPADHFSLMTESMLSNRSLYSVFAEEFNEQVYYADEYFLAGITSVNDSKYLKIKEGTPCLNLRRQTYDPHNQIIEFTLSVARSDQFAYHIRHDISNKS; this is encoded by the coding sequence ATGAAAATTACTCTTCAAGAACAGTTAATCAACTTGCTGACTAATTACATTCAGACTTTACCAGCCAATGCTAAATTGCCTTCCGAAAGGGAATTAGCTGAAAAATATGAATTATCTAGGACGACAGTTAGAGCTGCTTTGATGGAACTAGAGGTCACTGGGATGATTCGTCGGGTTCATGGTAAAGGCACTTTTGTTAATAGAGTTGATCTGAATAGTGATTTGAATAGTAGTTATAGCTTCAATAAGCAGATGATTTCACTGGGGAAAAAACCACAAACCAAGATTCTTAGCTTTGAGAGGAAGGAGGCCAATGCATACTTCGCTAAGAACTTGGAAACTGAAGTGGGCAGTCAAATCATTAAGTTAAAGCGACTTCGATTTGCCGACGGGATTCCGGTAATGTTGGAAAGAACTTACTTACCGGCTGACCATTTCAGTTTAATGACTGAATCGATGTTATCCAATCGCTCGTTGTATTCAGTTTTCGCAGAAGAATTTAATGAACAAGTGTACTACGCTGATGAGTATTTTCTGGCTGGCATTACCAGTGTAAACGACAGTAAATATTTGAAAATCAAAGAAGGTACACCGTGCTTGAATCTCAGACGACAAACTTATGATCCACATAATCAAATTATTGAGTTTACTTTGAGTGTTGCGAGAAGTGATCAATTTGCATATCACATCAGACACGATATCAGTAACAAATCCTAA